DNA sequence from the Nesterenkonia lutea genome:
CTGCCCTCCGAAGCGCTGTCTGCTCAGGGTGAGAGCCTGCAGGGTCAGCTGAGCGCGGAGCATCGCAGCCTGTATCAGCTTCCCGTGCTGATCGCCCTGGGTGCCTTCCTGCTGCTGGTGATGCTGATCGCCCTCCCGCTGCCGCGGGGGACACGCATCCTGCCGGTGGCGAACACCGATCAGCTGGAAGGACGCCGAGGATGAGCGCCAAAAAGGTCAGGGTCAAAAAGCTCATCAAGGAGCAGCGCCGCGCCCGGGAGCGGGCCATCCGCGAGCAGCAGCGCGCCGCCACGGAGAAAGCCAAACAGGAGGCCGCCGCCGCCCGCGCCGAACTCAAGGCTGATGAGCTGCGACTGCGCGAGGAGCAGAAGGCCCAGCGCCTCGCTGAGAAGCAGGACGCCGCCACGGCATCCAGAGAGCGGGCGCCGAAGGACCAGGCGGCCAGCACGCGGACATCGAGCACGACCCTCGCACCCACGCCCGCACCTACGCCCGCAGCCGCCGCCGCGTCCTCGCCCGACCCCTCGTCCGACCCCCGGGCCCGCGGCTCGCGAAGGGACCGTCGAGCCGGAGAACATTCCTCCGCAGCCGGCACCCGCGGCGCGGGGACGCGGACGGCCGCCGTCGTCGTCACGGTGAGCGTCCTCGCGGCACTGGTCGGCTCCGTGGTGCTGGACGGACTGATGGATGGACGGTCCGAGGCGGCAGCCGGTGCCGGAGCAGGCGAGAACGCCGCCGCTCTGGGCGCCGCCGCCGTGGCCGCGCCGCGCAGCGGACAGAGCTTCATCTGCCCGCCCATGCCCGGACAGCCGGATTCGCTGAGCACCGATGGTGAGCTGGAATACCGTGATCGGGACTCCTCGGCCTCCGCGCAGTTCTCAGCGGTGCTCTTCGCCACGGATCTCAGTGGAAGCTTCCCCGCGTCCGAGTGGGCCCAGCTGAACCAGGAGTCGCGGGTCAATGAGATCACGCTGACCGAGGGCTCCGAGACGCAGGCCCCAGACTCGGAGGCCGCCGCAGAAGAAGCCCCGCTGGGCCAGCGTGAGGCCGTCTATGAGTCCTCAGCCGATCCGGTCCGGCCTCCGCTGCTCAGCGTCGACGCCGCAGCCGACGGCGGCGCGCTGGCTGCCGCCGCCCTCTACGAGTACCAGGCCGACGCTGGCCCGGTGGCAGGTCTCGCGGTGGGCGAGTGCACGGCCCCGGAACGCACCCAGTGGTTCTTCGGCCCCGAGATCGCCGCCGGAGCCTCCTCGCTGCTCACCCTGGCGAATCCCTTCGATCGCTCGGCCACCGTGGAGGTCACCAGTGTGGACTCTGAGGGCGACCGCGGCACCCGTGGCGCCCGCTCCGTGGTGGTCCCGGGACAGACCACCCGCGCAGTGAACATCGCCGGACTGGCCTCCGCCGGAACTGAGCTGGGGATCTCGGTCCGCTCCTCGGGAGCCCCGGTCACCGCCCAGCTGCAGTCCTCCCGAGGCTCCGGCGTCACCGGCACCGGGATCGAGTTCCTCCCGGGGCTGACCGAGCCCGGCACCAGTCACGTCATCCCCAGGGTCTCCGTGCCGGAAGGCATCAGCGAGGCCGAGGGCACTGCGGAAGACGAAGCGGACCCTGAAGAAGACACGGACGAGGAAGAACCGGCCGGGCCGACCCCGCCACAGCTGTGGATCCACGTCCCAGGAGATCAGGGCGCCACAGTGGAGCTCCAGGTCTACGGCGAGGACGGGCAGCAGAGCATCGACACTCCTGGCGTGTTCACCGTGGACGGGGGAGAGGTCGACGTGATCGACCTCCAGGGCCTCGAGCCCGGAGTCACGGACATCCGCGTGCGCACCGACGTTCCTGCCCATGCCGCGATCCGCAGCGACTCCGCAGCAGGCACCGACTTCAGCTGGGCCGCCCCGGCGGATGCCCTCACCGAGGGCTCCGGCACGTTGCTGCCCGAGGTGGGGGAGTCTGAGCTGCGGCTGTTCGCCTCCGGCGCCGGAGGCACCGTCGCCTACCGGGTGATGGACACCGAGGGTGATTTCGGCGAGGAACAGACCGTCGAGCTTGCCGCCGACGGCGGAGGCATCATCTCCGCAGAGGACATCGCCTCCGCCGCGCCCGACACCCAGGACGGCGAAGCGGAGGCCGGCGTCGTCGTCTTTGCTGCGCCTGAGCTCACCGGAGAGGGAAGCGTCCATGCCATGCTGGCCAGCACAGACGGTGAGGACGA
Encoded proteins:
- a CDS encoding DUF5719 family protein gives rise to the protein MSAKKVRVKKLIKEQRRARERAIREQQRAATEKAKQEAAAARAELKADELRLREEQKAQRLAEKQDAATASRERAPKDQAASTRTSSTTLAPTPAPTPAAAAASSPDPSSDPRARGSRRDRRAGEHSSAAGTRGAGTRTAAVVVTVSVLAALVGSVVLDGLMDGRSEAAAGAGAGENAAALGAAAVAAPRSGQSFICPPMPGQPDSLSTDGELEYRDRDSSASAQFSAVLFATDLSGSFPASEWAQLNQESRVNEITLTEGSETQAPDSEAAAEEAPLGQREAVYESSADPVRPPLLSVDAAADGGALAAAALYEYQADAGPVAGLAVGECTAPERTQWFFGPEIAAGASSLLTLANPFDRSATVEVTSVDSEGDRGTRGARSVVVPGQTTRAVNIAGLASAGTELGISVRSSGAPVTAQLQSSRGSGVTGTGIEFLPGLTEPGTSHVIPRVSVPEGISEAEGTAEDEADPEEDTDEEEPAGPTPPQLWIHVPGDQGATVELQVYGEDGQQSIDTPGVFTVDGGEVDVIDLQGLEPGVTDIRVRTDVPAHAAIRSDSAAGTDFSWAAPADALTEGSGTLLPEVGESELRLFASGAGGTVAYRVMDTEGDFGEEQTVELAADGGGIISAEDIASAAPDTQDGEAEAGVVVFAAPELTGEGSVHAMLASTDGEDEEQISLSPVSPLRGADQYVPVRLLR